The following are from one region of the Salvia splendens isolate huo1 chromosome 2, SspV2, whole genome shotgun sequence genome:
- the LOC121771032 gene encoding carotenoid cleavage dioxygenase 7, chloroplastic-like, giving the protein MKAISCHLLPIKPPTAAPLPRLLPPPTHSPSHPSKATSITSRAISISAPSIPALDTNASDDAVSAFWDYQFLFVSQRAETADPVPLRLVDGALPHGFPSGTYYLTGPGLFSDDHGSTVHPLDGHGYLRSFRIDAAAGRVDFAARYVETEAQAEERDRDTGEWRFTHRGPFSVLKGGNMVGNTKVMKNVANTSVLRWGGRLFCLWEGGDPYEIEPRSLETVGRFDLAAGKRIKAGDDDGTVRAKLLDVAARVLKPLLYGVFKMPPKRWLSHYKIDVKRNRLLIMSCNAEDMLLPRSNFTIFEYDSNFKLLQSQEFNIPDHLMIHDWAFTDSHYILFGNRIKLDIAGSMTALCGFSPMISALSVNPSKTTCPIYLLPRFEDTKSRDWRVPIEAPSQMWVLHTGNAFEEKYENGDLHIQIQASTCSYQWFNFQKMFGYDWQTGKLDPSMMNLKRGQETLLPHLVNVSIKLDVDGNCQDCSVDNLAEWSKPTDFPVINQEFSGGRNTYVYAASSSGSRQALPHFPFDTVVKMNTATKATHTWSTGRRRFIGEPVFIPKAGGGGEDEGFLLVVEYAVSTQRCYLVILDPKLIGKRNALVARFEVPRHLNFPLGFHGFWAQTSSSERHVASSPTRNLELSHECIGAT; this is encoded by the exons ATGAAAGCAATATCCTGCCACCTCCTCCCCATCAAACCCCCTACCGCAGCTCCCCTTCCGCGGCTGCTGCCACCGCCAACCCACAGCCCCTCACATCCCAGCAAGGCCACCTCCATCACCTCCCGCGCCATCTCCATCAGCGCCCCATCCATCCCGGCCCTGGACACTAATGCCTCCGACGACGCCGTCTCCGCCTTCTGGGACTACCAGTTCCTCTTCGTGTCGCAGCGCGCCGAGACCGCAGACCCCGTCCCCCTCCGCCTTGTCGACGGCGCGCTGCCGCACGGCTTCCCCTCCGGCACCTACTACCTCACCGGCCCCGGCCTCTTCTCCGACGACCACGGCTCCACTGTCCACCCCCTCGACGGCCACGGCTACCTCCGCTCCTTCCGCATCGACGCCGCCGCCGGGAGGGTGGACTTCGCCGCCAGGTACGTCGAGACGGAGGCGCAGGCCGAGGAGCGGGACCGCGACACAGGGGAGTGGCGGTTCACGCACCGCGGCCCGTTCTCGGTCCTCAAGGGGGGGAACATGGTGGGGAACACCAAGGTCATGAAGAACGTCGCCAACACCAGCGTTTTGCGGTGGGGAGGCCGCCTCTTCTGCCTCTGGGAGGGCGGCGATCCCTATGAGATCGAGCCGCGGAGTTTGGAGACTGTTGGGAGGTTTGATCTTGCCGCCGGGAAGAGAATTAAGGCGGGCGACGACGATGGTACGGTCAGGGCGAAGTTGTTGGACGTTGCTGCTCGTGTATTGAAGCCTTTACTTTACG GGGTGTTCAAGATGCCTCCCAAGAGATGGTTGTCTCATTACAAAATTGATGTCAAGAGAAATAGATTATTAATAATGTCATGCAATGCCGAAGATATGCTACTTCCACGTAGCAATTTCACTATTTTCG AATATGACTCCAATTTTAAGCTGCTGCAAAGCCAAGAATTCAACATCCCTGATCACTTGATGATCCATGACTGGGCCTTTACAGATTCTCATTACATATTGTTTGGAAACAGGATCAAGTTAGACATTGCAG GTTCAATGACAGCATTATGTGGATTTTCTCCAATGATATCGGCATTATCGGTAAATCCAAGCAAGACAACTTGTCCAATTTATTTACTACCAAGATTTGAAGACACTAAATCAAGGGATTGGAGAGTCCCAATTGAAGCACCTTCACAAATGTGGGTGCTTCACACTGGAAATGCTTTTGAAGAGAAATATGAAAATGGAGATCTTCACATTCAAATCCAAGCTAGTACTTGTTCCTACCAATGGTTCAATTTCCAGAAAATGTTTG GATATGATTGGCAGACTGGTAAATTGGACCCTTCCATGATGAACTTGAAACGAGGCCAAGAAACATTGCTACCTCACTTAGTGAAT GTTAGTATTAAATTGGACGTGGATGGGAATTGCCAAGACTGCAGTGTAGATAACCTGGCGGAGTGGAGCAAACCGACGGATTTTCCGGTGATAAATCAAGAATTTTCCGGTGGCCGTAACACTTACGTCTATGCAGCTTCCTCCTCCGGCTCGCGGCAAGCCTTGCCGCATTTCCCGTTCGACACGGTGGTGAAGATGAACACGGCCACCAAAGCCACCCACACTTGGTCTACCGGCCGCCGTAGATTCATCGGCGAGCCGGTCTTCATACCGAAagccggtggtggtggtgaagaCGAAGGCTTTCTTCTCGTAGTCGAG TACGCGGTATCTACACAAAGATGTTATCTTGTGATTTTGGACCCTAAACTGATTGGCAAAAGGAATGCTCTAGTGGCAAGGTTTGAAGTCCCAAGGCATTTGAATTTTCCTCTTGGATTTCACGGATTCTGGGCTCAAACGTCCTCTTCCGAGCGCCACGTGGCATCATCCCCTACAAGGAATCTAGAACTTTCTCATGAATGTATTGGGGCGACCTGA
- the LOC121784342 gene encoding nuclear pore complex protein NUP62-like: MAGTGFSFSSSSAPAFGTTSPAFGAASGASFGFGTATTSSSTPSFGFASNPSSASSAPSFGFGSGAASSGSSLFGGSSLFGSSSSSVATGSNIFGSAPSSGVFGFSSAGTGQTANAFGSSTPTSTPTPAPSTPTPSTSPFGSPAPGSNLFGSGAPTPSLFGNTSSSAGNTGSLFGSGASATPNPFGSTTASSAPAFGSGLALNSGLFGSSTSAPSTSTATATATAAPQFGVSSAPTGLFGSSTPASTGGNPPSLFGANSGSTSSLFGSSTSFGSSSASPLGVAPSTTSSSSASPVSGFSFLSSVASTSAFSISSSAASAPGFSFPSASASVSAAPGLSIPSSPATPAPAFSFNTASSTTSSGFSFLKSTTSTASSASATTSVSSSPGFSFASAPSLSSSSALTFLSSSASTSLFSTVTTTTATSSAAPSVSSASSGLTFPALTVPALGTSASAPTSGFTGFGTTSTPASGTSASAPTSGFTGFGTTSTPASSSGSASSFSLSLKTPATAGSLASQAQSSVALPSFGVTAASSTTATGSSTSYAAQTSSVLVAASSSGAAPATSTAPASTPKLPSEITGKTVEEIIKEWNGELQERTGKFRKQANAIAEWDRRILQNRDILLGLESEVAKVVETQGSLERQLELIETHQDEVDKALQSMEEEAERLYKEERGMLLDDDAASTRDAMYEQAELIERGLEQMTEQIKTVINSLNASQGGELEASDGMNPLDVVVRILNNQLSSLMWIDEKAEEFSSRIQKLASHGSTADRELTGPKLWLN, encoded by the exons ATGGCCGGCACAGGATTCtcattctcctcctcctccgcacCTGCCTTCGGAACCACATCGCCTGCTTTTGGCGCCGCCTCCGGAGCCTCATTTGGCTTTGGCACTGCAACGACCTCCTCCTCCACACCTTCTTTTGGCTTTGCCTCCAACCCTAGCTCCGCCTCCTCCGCACCTTCGTTTGGTTTTGGATCGGGAGCTGCGTCGTCTGGCTCATCTCTGTTCGGCGGTTCCTCGCTCTTCGGCTCATCCTCTTCCTCCGTGGCCACTGGCTCCAACATTTTTGGATCAGCTCCGAGTTCTGGCGTTTTCGGATTCTCGTCTGCAGGCACAGGCCAAACAGCTAATGCATTTGGTTCGTCGACTCCGACTTCGACTCCAACTCCCGCTCCATCAACCCCCACGCCTTCCACATCTCCGTTTGGATCCCCTGCCCCCGGATCCAACCTTTTCGGGTCGGGTGCTCCAACTCCCAGTCTATTTGGTAATACTTCTTCTTCCGCGGGCAATACCGGCTCTCTTTTTGGGTCAGGGGCTAGTGCAACGCCTAATCCTTTTGGATCAACTACGGCCTCCAGTGCCCCGGCATTTGGGTCGGGCCTGGCACTGAACTCAGGGCTATTTGGCTCGTCGACATCGGCTCCATCCACTTCCACTGCCACTGCCACTGCCACTGCCGCCCCACAATTTGGGGTAAGTTCTGCGCCTACAGGCTTATTTGGATCCTCAACTCCAGCTTCTACCGGTGGCAATCCTCCGTCTTTGTTTGGGGCAAATTCTGGATCAACTTCAAGTCTTTTTGGTTCTTCCACCTCATTTGGATCATCTTCGGCTTCGCCATTGGGTGTGGCGCCGTCGACCACTTCTTCAAGTTcagcttcccctgtttctggaTTTTCATTCCTCAGTTCGGTTGCTTCGACTTCAGCATTCTCCATTTCAAGTTCAGCTGCGTCAGCACCCGGGTTCTCATTCCCCAGTGCTTCGGCTTCAGTCTCTGCCGCGCCTGGACTTTCGATTCCCTCATCACCAGCCACGCCTGCTCCTGCATTTTCATTTAATACGGCTTCTAGCACCACTTCCTCTGGCTTTTCGTTTTTGAAGAGTACCACTAGCACTGCCTCCTCAGCATCGGCCACAACGTCTGTATCTTCTTCACCTGGTTTTTCATTTGCTTCTGCACCATCTCTTTCGAGTTCTTCGGCCTTGACATTTCTGAGTTCTTCGGCCTCGACATCTCTCTTTTCAACTGTCACAACAACTACCGCAACCAGTTCAGCAGCTCCAAGTGTGTCTTCTGCCAGTTCTGGTTTGACGTTTCCAGCATTGACGGTACCTGCATTGGGGACCAGTGCATCTGCTCCAACTTCAGGGTTTACAGGTTTCGGCACAACTAGTACGCCTGCATCAGGGACCAGTGCATCTGCTCCAACTTCAGGGTTTACAGGTTTCGGCACAACTAGTACGCCTGCATCATCCTCTGGAAGCGCAAGTTCTTTTTCACTATCTTTGAAAACACCAGCAACTGCAGGCTCACTTGCATCACAAGCACAATCAAGCGTTGCACTGCCTTCTTTTG GTGTTACAGCTGCGAGCTCAACAACGGCAACAGGCTCAAGTACCAGTTATGCTGCTCAAACATCATCTGTTCTAGTTGCAGCTTCCAGTAGCGG GGCTGCTCCAGCCACTAGTACAGCACCGGCATCTACGCCAAAGTTACCATCCGAAATTACTGGGAAAACAGTCGAGGAG ATCATTAAAGAGTGGAATGGGGAACTGCAGGAGCGTACTGGGAAGTTTAGGAAACAAGCTAATGCTATAGCTGAGTGGGATCGCAGGATTCTACAGAATCGTGACATTCTTCTTGGCCTTGAG AGTGAAGTTGCGAAAGTAGTTGAAACACAAGGTAGCCTGGAGCGGCAGCTGGAACTAATTGAAACTCACCAAGATGAG GTTGACAAAGCCCTGCAAAGCATGGAGGAGGAAGCTGAGCGACTGTATAAAGAGGAACGTGGAATGCTTCTTGATGATGATGCTGCATCTACACGAGATGCAAT GTATGAGCAGGCTGAACTCATAGAGCGGGGATTGGAGCAGATGACAGAACAGATCAAAACAGTTATAAACAGTCTTAATGCCAGTCAA GGTGGAGAGCTTGAGGCATCAGACGGAATGAATCCCCTAGATGTTGTTGTCCGCATATTAAACAATCAACTGAGTTCATTGATGTGGATTGATGAGAAG GCCGAGGAGTTCTCTTCACGTATTCAGAAGCTTGCTAGCCATGGCTCTACTGCTGATCGTGAACTGACTGGCCCTAAGCTGTGGTTGAACTGA
- the LOC121769462 gene encoding cell number regulator 6-like: MAEGTYVKLTKDQVSLQEITPGELNQPIDIAAINAPRCEQCGQTLPPSYCPPADEDWVTGIFGCTEDRDSCLTGMFCPCVLFGRNVATLNDDIPERSACISHAVCIEGGIALAIATAACNGIDPDTACLLTEGLLFAWWVCGIYTGMGRQLLQRKYHLKDSPCDPCMVHCCLHWCAICQEHREMKNHLAEGTASEATVVNPPPRQEMNAAEKHEDQGSTSHQSGEHNNLQLQPM; encoded by the exons ATGGCGGAGGGGACATACGTGAAGCTGACCAAAGACCAGGTATCTCTGCAAGAGATCACCCCAGGCGAACTCAATCAGCCCATTGATATTGCAGCG ATAAATGCTCCTAGATGTGAACAATGTGGACAAACTCTGCCACCGAGCTATTGTCCTCCAGCTGATGAAGATTGGGTAACTGGGATTTTCGGTTGCACTGAGGATCGTGACAGTT GCCTAACAGGAATGTTTTGCCCCTGTGTACTGTTCGGGCGCAATGTTGCAACCTTGAACGACGACATCCCTGAGCGAAGTGCGTGCATCAGTCACGCTGTATGCATTGAAGGTGGCATTGCTCTTGCTATCGCCACCGCAGCCTGCAACGGTATAGATCCAGACACGGCCTGCCTCCTAACCGAAGGCTTGCTATTTGCATGGTGGGTCTGTGGCATCTACACCGGCATGGGCCGACAACTGTTGCAGAGAAAATATCACCTAAAG GATTCACCTTGTGATCCTTGTATGGTGCACTGCTGCCTCCACTGGTGTGCGATATGCCAGGAGCACAGAGAGATGAAGAATCATCTGGCGGAGGGCACTGCATCCGAGGCGACGGTGGTAAACCCGCCGCCACGGCAGGAGATGAACGCTGCTGAGAAACATGAGGATCAAGGCTCAACTTCACACCAGAGTGGGGAACATAATAATCTGCAGTTACAACCTATGTGA
- the LOC121784349 gene encoding elongation factor G-2, mitochondrial-like — protein MAARSARFSTTRLLYSLYAPSIGASPHTSRAALAGNLHLRYFSAGSAAAARLREEKEVWWKESLQKLRNIGISAHIDSGKTTLTERVLYYTGRIHEIHEVRGKDGVGAKMDSMDLEREKGITIQSAATYCTWKDYQVNIIDTPGHVDFTIEVERALRVLDGAVLVLCSVGGVQSQSITVDRQMRRYEVPRVAFINKLDRMGADPWKVLNQARAKLRHHSAAVQMPIGLEDDFKGLIDLVNMKANYFHGSSGEKIVTEDIPANLNELALEKRHELVELVSEVDDQLAEAFLSDEPVSAAELEGAIRRATIARKFVPVFMGSAFKNKGVQPLLDGVLSYLPCPIEVTNQALDQSKNEEKVTLTGSPSGPLVALAFKLEEGRFGQLTYLRIYEGVIKKGDFIVNVNTGKKVKVPRLVRMHSNEMEDIQQAHAGQIVAVFGVDCASGDTFTDGSVRYTMTSMSVPEPVMSLAISAVSKDSGGNFSKALNRFQREDPTFRVGLDAESGQTIISGMGELHLDIYVERMRREYKVEATVGKPRVNFRETITQRAEFDYLHKKQSGGQGQYGRVIGYMEPLPPGSGTKFEFENNLVGQAIPPNFVPAIEKGFKEAVNSGSLIGHPVENIRIVLTDGAAHTVDSSELAFKMASIYAFRQCYTTAKPVIMEPVMLVELKFPSEFQGTVTGDINKRKGLIVGNDQEGDDCVLTAHVPLNNMFGYSTSLRSMTQGKGEFTMEYLEHSQVSQDVQAQLVNTHKATKSGE, from the exons ATGGCAGCTCGGTCGGCCCGATTCTCTACGACGCGCCTACTATACTCCCTCTACGCGCCTTCCATCGGCGCGTCGCCGCATACCTCTAGAGCTGCCTTGGCTGGGAATCTCCATCTGCGCTACTTCTCCGCCGGCAGCGCCGCCGCCGCACGCTTGAGGGAGGAGAAGGAAGTATGGTGGAAAGAGTCTCTGCAGAAGCTCCGCAACATCGGTATTTCTGCTCACATCGATTCAGGTAAAACTACGCTCACCGAGCGAGTGCTGTATTATACGGGTCGGATCCACGAGATTCACGAGGTGCGGGGGAAGGATGGAGTTGGGGCGAAAATGGATTCCATGgatttggagagagagaaagggattACTATTCAATCCGCTGCTACCTATTGTACCTGGAAGGATTATCAG GTTAACATAATTGACACACCAGGTCACGTTGATTTCACTATTGAAGTTGAGAGAGCTTTACGTGTACTCGATGGCGCTGTTCTCGTCTTGTGTAGCGTTGGTGGTGTCCAGAGTCAGTCGATTACAGTTGATAGGCAAATGAGAAGATATGAGGTTCCTAGAGTTGCTTTTATCAACAAGCTTGACCGGATGGGGGCTGATCCATGGAAAGTGCTTAATCAG GCACGGGCCAAACTTCGACACCACAGCGCTGCTGTGCAGATGCCAATTGGTCTGGAGGATGACTTCAAGGGTCTAATTGACTTGGTCAATATGAAAGCTAACTACTTTCATGGTTCCAGTGG TGAGAAAATTGTGACTGAAGATATTCCTGCTAATCTCAATGAGCTTGCTCTAGAAAAACGACATGAATTGGTTGAATTAGTCTCGGAGGTTGATGACCAGCTTGCTGAGGCATTTCTTAGTGATGAACCTGTATCAGCTGCTGAACTTGAG GGAGCAATCCGAAGAGCTACGATAGCACGAAAATTTGTGCCAGTGTTCATGGGTAGTGCTTTCAAGAACAAG GGTGTTCAACCACTTCTTGATGGTGTACTTAGCTATTTGCCTTGTCCAATTGAAGTTACTAACCAGGCTCTCGATCAATCTAAGAATGAAGAAAAG GTTACCTTAACAGGAAGCCCTTCTGGTCCTCTTGTTGCCTTAGCTTTCAAGTTGGAAGAAGGGCGATTTGGCCAGTTGACGTATTTAAG AATCTATGAAGGTGTCATAAAGAAGGGTGATTTTATAGTTAATGTAAACACAGGGAAGAAAGTCAAG GTTCCTCGCTTGGTGCGGATGCATTCAAATGAAATGGAG GATATTCAACAAGCTCATGCAGGACAAATTGTTGCTGTATTTGGTGTAGATTGTGCTTCAG GGGATACATTTACTGATGGTTCAGTCAGATATACCATGACCTCTATGAGTGTGCCTGAGCCAGTTATGTCTTTAGCAATATCAGCAGTTTCTAAAGATTCGGGAGGGAAT TTTTCAAAAGCTTTGAATCGTTTCCAGAGAGAGGATCCAACTTTTCGTGTTGGTTTAGATGCTGAGAGTGGTCAG ACAATTATCTCTGGAATGGGTGAACTCCATTTGGACATCTATGTTGAGCGCAtgcggagggagtataag GTTGAAGCGACTGTCGGGAAGCCTCGTGTCAATTTCAGAGAGACAATTACTCAGCGTGCTGAGTTTGATTATTTGCATAAGAAGCAGAGTGGAGGACAAGGTCAATATGGAAGAGTTATTGG TTATATGGAACCACTACCACCAGGCTCGGGAACTAAGTTTGAGTTTGAGAACAATCTTGTTGGACAAGCAATACCTCCAAATTTTGTCCCAGCAATTGAAAAAGGTTTCAAGGAAGCTGTGAACTC AGGTTCCCTTATCGGCCATCCTGTTGAAAATATCCGCATAGTTTTGACTGATGGGGCTGCCCATACCGTGGATTCAAGTGAACTTGCATTTAAGATGGCATCGATATACGCCTTCAGACAG TGCTATACAACTGCAAAACCTGTTATAATGGAGCCTGTGATGTTAGTAGAGTTAAAATTCCCGTCAGAGTTCCAGGGCACTGTCACCGGTGATATCAACAA GAGAAAAGGCTTGATTGTAGGGAACGACCAGGAAGGAGATGATTGTGTACTAACTGCACAT GTACCTCTCAACAATATGTTTGGTTATTCGACATCCCTTCGTTCAATGACTCAG GGAAAAGGTGAATTCACCATGGAATACTTGGAACATTCACAAGTTTCTCAGGATGTTCAAGCGCAACTGGTTAATACTCACAAGGCCACAAAATCCGGTGAATAG
- the LOC121784357 gene encoding 3-hydroxyisobutyryl-CoA hydrolase-like protein 1, mitochondrial, producing MRFCTYALIRRWMLPGEKLSYGSRRFASLSTNPLIHDSDNLVLVESKASSRTAILNRPAALNALNMPIVGRLQELYKNWEEDPAVCFVAVKGGGRAFSAGGDIVALYNLLEKGNLEECKQFFWSIYRFIYFLGTYMKPHVALLNGITMGGGAGVSIPGTFRLATDKTIFATPETLIGFHPDAGASFYLSHLPGYMGEYLALTGEKLKGAEMLSCGLATHFSPIEKLPLVENYLGKLVTDDPSVIESSLAKHGVTVHPDQNSVVHRIDLLDKCFSHDTVEEIIESLEMEAAKTNDTWCVSTLKKLKEAAPLSLKVSLKSIREGRFQTFDQCLTREYRMSLQGISGQISGDFREGVRAKVIEKDFSPKWDPPSLEHVSQDMVDQYFTPLSAFEPELDLPIMQREAFI from the exons ATGCGATTCTGTACATATGCATTGATTCGGCGGTGGATGTTACCAGGCGAGAAGCTCAGTTATGGCTCCAGACGCTTTGCTTCTCTCTCCACCAATCCTCTCATTCATGATTCTGATAATTTA GTACTTGTTGAGAGCAAAGCGAGTTCTAGAACAGCAATTCTCAACAGACCCGCAGCTCTCAATGCTCTAAACATGCCTATA GTTGGCAGGCTTCAGGAGTTGTATAAAAATTGGGAAGAAGACCCTGCGGTGTGTTTTGTTGCTGTAAAG GGTGGAGGGAGGGCTTTTTCTGCCGGTGGAGATATTGTTGCTCTTTATAATCTTTTAGAAAAAG GAAACTTAGAAGAATGCAAACAATTCTTTTGGTCTATATATAGGTTTATATACTTTCTTGGTACCTATATGAAGCCACAT GTGGCTCTCTTGAATGGGATCACAATGGGTGGAGGCGCCGGAGTTTCCATCCCTGGCACATTTCGGCTTGCAACTGATAAAACT ATATTTGCCACACCGGAGACATTAATTGGCTTCCATCCAGACGCAGGGGCTTCCTTTTACCTCTCTCATCTTCCTGGCTACATGG GTGAGTACCTTGCATTGACAGGGGAGAAGCTGAAAGGAGCAGAAATGCTGTCATGCGGGCTTGCTACTCACTTTTCACCAATTGAG AAACTTCCTTTGGTTGAAAATTATCTAGGAAAGTTGGTCACTGATGATCCCTCTGTCATTGAAAGTTCTTTAGCAAAACACGGAGTTACAGTCCATCCAGATCAGAATAGTGTAGTTCACAG GATTGATTTACTAGACAAATGTTTCAGCCACGACACAGTTGAGGAAATTATTGAAAGTTTG GAAATGGAGGCTGCTAAGACAAATGACACATGGTGTGTCTCAACTTTGAAGAAGCTGAAAGAAGCTGCGCCATTGAGCTTGAAGGTTTCATTAAAATCA ATACGAGAAGGTAGATTTCAGACTTTCGATCAGTGCCTTACTCGTGAGTACAGAATGTCCCTACAAGGAATATCCGGTCAGATAAGTGGTGATTTTCGCGAG GGTGTTCGGGCAAAGGTGATTGAAAAAGATTTCAGCCCCAAG TGGGATCCTCCAAGCTTGGAACATGTATCTCAAGACATGGTTGATCAATACTTCACTCCTCTCTCTGCATTTGAGCCTGAACTGGACCTTCCCATAATGCAGCGTGAAGCATTTATTTAG